Genomic segment of Edaphobacter bradus:
ACGCGCTCGCGTGCGTCGCATTTGTGCCCGACTTGGTCACGATATTCACCACACCGCCCGACGCGCGCCCGTACTCGGCTGCGAAGCCGTTGGTGACGATCTGGAACTCCTGCACCGCGTCCTGCGAGACCGTCGCACGCGTTCCACCGGAGATGTAGTCACCTGCATCGGCGCCATCGACGTTGATGGAGTTCGAGCGGGCGCGCACGCCGCCGAAGTTCAGCCCGCTGGTCGGGATCGCTCCGACTGCAGGCGCTGCATCGCGAGCGATCTGCGAGTTCGTCAGGGTGAAGTTGATGTAGCTGCGACCGTTGATGGGAAGGTTATTGATGCGGACCTGGTCGACGGTCGTGGACTGCGAGCTGCGCTGCGTCTCAATGATGTCGGCACCTGCGTCCACGTTCACCGTCTCGCTGCCGCTGATGGAGAGGTTCAGCGCCAGCTCGGCCTGCTCGCCCACGGTGAGCACGACGTGGTTCCCGGTCAGCTTCGCGAACCCAGCCGCGGTCGCCGTCACGGTGTAGGTTCCCGGAGGCAGTAGCAGCAGCAGGTAGTTGCCCTGACCGTTGGTCGTCGTCGTGCGCACGTAGCCCCTGGAGTCGTCAGTAATCGTGACGGTCGCGCCCGGAACCACAGCTCCCGAAGGATCGTGGACCGCGCCGCTGAGCTGCGCCGAGTCTACGTTCTGGGCCGACGCCGCCTGCAGATCGAACAACAGTGCAAGCGACAGAGCTGTGGCCAGCGAAAGAAGAGAGAGCCGCAAACGACGTTTCATCATAGACAAGACCCCTTGTAAGCACCCATGACTGCGAACGTTTCGCAGCGGCAGAAAAGCAAATCTTTGCGACGCGATGTTCTACATGAATGGGCATTCACTAGGCAAGAGGTTCGTACTAATCTGTGCCTGCTTCGGCACTTCGTCCGCCCCCGCCAGCCTCCACCTGCCGCCGGCCGTAAGGACACAGCTTTAGCAGAGGACACTGGCTGCACTTCGGTCCGTCGAAGGTGCAGAGCGTCTGGCCCAGCTTCTTGACCAGCGCGTGGTGCTCGTCGAGCATCTCGGCGGTCCACGTCTCGGGGACCAGGCGCATCAGGCGCTCCTCCGTCGTCGCCGCATCGGCGCGCGGTGTCAGGCTGAGCCGCTGAACGACGCGCAGGTGGTTCGCGTCGATCGGCAGCGCGCGCCGGCGCAGCGTGCTGAAGTTGACCACCGCCGCGCTGATCTGCGGGCCGACGCCGGGGAACTGCTCCAGCCACGCGCGGATCTTGTCCGTGCGGTAGCGCGCGAGGAAGTCCAGCGTCAGCTCGCCGACGCGGGCCGTGATCGCCTCAAGCGCCGCCTTGAGCTGCAGCGCCTTCTGCTCCGGAAAGGTGACGTTGGAGATGGCCTGCTCGATCTCCGGCAACGGAGCGTCGCGCAGGTTCTCCCACGAGCCGAAGCGCTCGCGCAGATGGCGGACGACCGCGTAGGTCAGCTCCGTCTTCGTCCGCGTGGCCAGCAGCGAGTAGATGAACTGCGAGAGCGGGTCCGACGACTCGCGCGCCGGAGGCTGGCCGAAGTGCCCCAGCAGAAGCCGGTGGATGTGCGGGAGGCGGTCGTCGTAGCCTTTCTGCGGTCCGGTCTGCTCGGTGAAGAGTGAGTCGTTCATCGTCGTTGCTATTGTCAGGGATTCCGCGTCACACCGAGCCGTGAGCCCTCGGGGGTCTGCAGACCCCAGGCCATGCGCGGCGTGTTGTGCGCGAGGCCGATGCGGCCGTCCGGGCCGAGCAGGATGATTCCGCCGTGGCCCTGGAGGCGGTCGTAGAGGTAGTCGATCGCAGCCTCCGCGGCCTCCTGCGGCGACGAGCCTGCGGCCACGCGGTCGACGGCCCACTTGCCCAGGACGAGCTTCATGATCGGCTCGCCCCAGCCGGTGAGCGAGACCGCCGCTGAAAGATTGTCGGCGTAGCAGCCGCAGCCGATCAGCGAGGAGTCCCCGACGCGGCCGGGGGCCTTTGACAGCGTTCCTCCGGTGCTGGTCCCGGCGGCGAGGTTGCCGTGCTGGTCGAGCGCGACCGCCCCGACGGTGTCGTGCGAGTGCGCCGTCGGGTCAGGAACCATCTCGGACGGCTCCCCCTTCTCCTTGTCCAGCGTGGGCGGCCCGGAGAACGTGGTGTCCTTCGCGCCCTCGAGCTCGGCCTTCTGGAAGGCCATCAGCCGCTCACGCTCGCGCGGGACGATGAGCTCCGTGTTGTCGACGAGCGTCATGCCGTGCTGCGTTGCGAACCGCTCCGCGCCCGTCCCGACGAAGTAGACGTGCGGGCTGTAGTCGAGCACCAGTCGCGCCGCGTGGATGGGGTTGCGCAGCCGCTCGACGCAGGCGACTCCGCCGGTGCGAAGGTTGGCACCGTTCATCAGCAGGGCGTCGAGCTGCACGCGTCCATCGCGGGTAAGGAATGAGCCGCGCCCCGCGTCGAAGGTCTCGTCGTCTTCCATGACGGCGACGGCGGTCTCGACCGCGTCGACGGCGCTCGCTCCCCGCTCGAGGAGGCGGTAGCCGGCGGCGAGGGCGTTGGCGATGCCGGCCTCGTGGGCGGCGATGGCGTCGTCGGGCATGGCCCAGGCTCCGCCGTGGATCAGCAGTGTCGGTTGCGGCTTCATCTCTCTGAGCATTGTATGGAAGCGGGGTCGAGCGATGCCCCCCTCTCCCCCGTTTTTGTGCAAAATCTTGAATCAAATAGGCTTAGGCTTGGACTTGCGGCGTAAAGTATTCCATTAGAAGGGCCTAGGATTCAAAGTCTTCACAACAAATGGGTTGCGGGTTAAAGAGTGAAGCCCCGGCTGGCCGGGGCTCTGATCTACTTCTATTTTAGCAACTCGCCGGAACTAGTTTGCCACCTGGAAGTTGCTTTGTTCTATGGACTTAGATGATTTTGGGGCTTGACATGCGATTTTGGCCGGATTTGAGCGATCATCGATAGCTATTCTCTTAGATCTATGAATTTGTGGCGCGTTAGACGGCAGAAAAGCAATAGATCAGTCGCTTCGTCCTTCGGACTTCGCTCCGGCCTTCGGCAGAGTGGAACCCACTCATGACGCGAAAAAGCCGCGTCATGAATGGGGCACCCGGCACCCGGCTAGCTCAACCGCCAAGCGTTTTTGTCAAGCAGCTCTCTCTCGATGAATGGCCAATCGAGTTCGTAGGCCGAAAGTTCGCCCGAGAGGCTAACGAGGGAATCGTCGGTAAACCAACGTTCCTCCCCGTCGTGACGCACAAGGCAGACGTAGCGGCCGCGGATCAGTTTTGCTACTTCGGAGGGTGCGACGAAGATGGTAATGAACAGGTCTTCCATGGGCGTAGGTAATACTCCTCTGCGGGTAGATATGTGAGTATGCAATCTCACTCACCGGGATCACCGGTGAGGTTGAGGGTGAGGTTGGCGGCGACTTCTGGGCGAGAGCGGGGGGCTTTTTTGAAGGTGACCTCGCGGACGTGCAGGGGGCGTTCGAGGCGCTGGGTTCCTTCGAGCAGGCCCTTGATGGTTAGGAGTTGGAGGCGGGGGTATTTGGTGCCGTCTGAGGAAGTGTAGAAGCCGGCTTCAGCGGCGCGCTTGCGCATGGGCTTCGTCGGTTCGGCTAAAGAGATAAACGCGCCGATGTCGGCACTTTCCGCAGCGAGTGTACCCGCTAAATCGCGCAACTCGGAGTCTTCTACGCTCTGGCCTCCCTTTACGGAGAAAATGATCTGCTTCGTTTTTCCGGTGTTGTCGTCGTGGAAGTTCTTTCGCCCGTCTACTCCGCGATCCGCTCCTCTTTTGTCACTGTCCGCCACTCTTGCACCGACTAGTCCTAGAGCCCACGCTTGGAACTGAAACTTGTTCTCAGAGGCGAGTTGTTGGGCACCGGCGACGTCGGTGGGCTCGCCGATGACTTCGTAGGTCTTGCGGATTTCGGGGGTGAAGGAGTCGTCGAGACGGGTCTTGATGAGGCCTACTGCGAGATGGGTGATGTCGATGCCGATCCAGCGGCGGTTGAGTTTTTGCGCGACCTGCACGGTGGTTCCGCAACCGCAGAAGGGATCGAGCACTACGTCGCCTTCTTGAGAGCTGCTGTTTAATATGCGTTCGAGTAAGCCCTCGGGCTTTTGAGTGTCATACCCGAGTTTTTCGGCCTCGTGGCCAAGCCATTTCACATCAGCATCAATACTTTCTTCTGTTCCGAAAAGCGTTCCCTCGGTGTATGGCTGGCATGCCCAAATATCTTGATACGGAATCCCTGACCCGAGGTATTGCTTGTATTTCGGCTGTCCCATCCCATTTCTCGGGATGTAGATCATGCCCGCGTCATTGAGAAAGTCAAGCTTGCGTTGTGTGGTCCACTCTGCCGCTTCCTCCGGAAGCAGAGGCTTGAGACTTAGAGGAATAGCCCAATGACGACCGACCGTCGTGGGATCGAAGCCGTTCCAGGGTTTACCGCTGTCCTTTGTCCTTACTCCTGGTCCTGTCAGCATATTCGTCCGGAATGGGCCGCCCTCATCTTCATTCGTGAACCATTCGCGTACGTAACCGCGAGAGACTGGCCTCACGCCTGGACGGAAGTAGGAGGCGTCCGATTTCGCGTAGAAAAGGATCGTGTCGTGGATAGGGCCGAATTGCCTGCTTAGCTTGTTGTGTCCGCTGCTCCGTCTCCAAATAATCTCGCTCCGGAAATTTTCGGCTCCGAAGCAGCCATCCAGCAGGAGTTTGAGGTAGTGGCTTGCGGTGGGGTCGCAGTGGAGGTAGATGGAGCCGGTTTCCTTGAGGACGCGGCGTAGCTCGACGAGGCGCGGCGCCATCATGGCGAGGTAGGCGAGCATGTCGGAGCCCCCGAGGAGGGTTCGGAAGGCTCGCATGGCGTCGGCTACGCGACCGCCTTGTTCGATGACCTCTTCGTAGGAGCGGGCCGCTTCTTCGTTCCACTCCCAGGTGTCCTTGAAGGCGGTGATCTGTGAGGCGGAACGGGTGCCGTCCTTTTCGGCGAAGAGGACGTTGTAGTCCTGGCTTGAGTTGAAGGGCGGGTCGAGGTAGATGAGGTCGACGGATTGGTCGGGGATGTATTGGAGGACCTGGAGGTTGTCGCCGTAGTAAAGCTTGTTCTTGGGGTGATTCGCTGTTGGGGGCATCCGGGTTGAGATTAGCATGGCGGGCATCCGTGATTCCCACCCTTCGCGATGAAGCTGCGAAGGATGGGGCACCCGAGCGTGGGTGGCCCTCCAGGCGAACAGCAGATTCCTCGGCTTCGCTCGGAATGACAACCAAAAATGATGGTCGGAATGACAACCAAAAAGGTTAGAGGTTTTGTGGCTGGGAGGTGTGGTTCTTTCCCACCCATGCCGCGATGAGGCGGCGGCATGAATGGGGGCGCCCGAGCGGGAGTCGCAGCTATGGGAACAACAGATTAGAGGGCCGAGCAAACGACAGCTGGTGGCCATCCGGATCGAGCATGTGGAAATAGCGCTCTCCCCAGGACGCATCCCGCGGGATTTCAGGATCAAATCCTTTCTCCCGCAGATGTGTCCAGAACTCATCCACATCGGTCACGTGGAAGATCATGCGGCCCCACCGCGGCACACTGTCACCTTGCTCGAGGTTCAGAATTGCAGATTCTGAATCGCTCGCTCGCAGTGAGGAGAAACTCGCCTGTTCTCCGCCGTAAAGCAGCTCCATGCCGAGCACGTTTCGGTAAAACTGCACGGAGGCCTTCATGTTCACAACCCGAAGAGTAATCGCAGAGATCTTCTCAATCGCCAGCGCCATACGCCAGCAGTGTACGCGGAATGTACTTTCCCGAGGCAAAGACACCACTTGCGTCGAATCGACCGCTCCATGTTGAACCTGCTCCAGCGGTGGGTCTAGAATCGCTGAACCATTCAAAGACCGTGGGAGGTTGCTATGCCCCACTATGAGTTCTTCTGCAAAGCCTGCAATAAGACATTCGAAAAGGTTCTGACCCTCGCAGAGCATGACGCGGAAAAGACCGCCTGCCCGTGCTGCGGAAGTCACGAGGTAGAACAGAGCTGGTCTGCCTTCTCTGCCATCACCTCGAAGAAGAGCTGAACACAGCGGCACGAGGAGGCGCCTATGCACTTCAACAAATTCTCCTTTGGCACCCTTCAGATCGATGGCAGCGCATACACGCAGGACGTGGTGATCGACCGCGGAGAGATCCGCAAACGCAAGAAAGCGCCTTCCAAGCAATTCCGCGATGAGTTTGGGCATACGCCTCTCTCCATCGGGGAAAAGATCCCCTGGAAATGCGAGCGGCTGGTGATCGGCACCGGAGCGTACGGCAATCTGCCTGTCATGAAGGAAGTGAAGGCTGAAGCGAAACGCCGTCATGTCGAATTGATCATCGTCCCGACCAGTGAGGCGCTCGGGCTCATGGAAAAGGATTCCAGGGCAAACGCCATTCTCCACGTGACTTGTTAGGAGATTTGTGCCTGACAGACACGTGCCGGAGGATAGCTGGCAAAGGAGTGTGATCCATGCAGGACTTACGAAATCTTCTGGAGAAGGCGCAGCAGCGAGGCGTGGCGGTTGGCCACTTCAACATCGCCGATTTCGTTCTATTGAAGGCAGTCTTTGCCTCCGCTCGAGAAGTGCAGGTCCCGGTGATTGTTGGCGCCTCTGAGGGTGAGCGCCAATTCATGGGAGACCGTCAGCTCGCGGCACTTGTGCGAAGCATGCGCGAGGAGTCTGATTTCCCCATCTTCCTCAATGCGGATCACACGCACTCGCTGAAAAAAGCAGAGGAGGCCGCCAGGGCTGGATTTGATGCCATCGTGTTCGATCTTTCCGCACTTCCCTTTGAGCAGAATGTGCAGCAGACAAAACAGGCGGTCGAGGCGCTCAAGGCAATCAACCCTTCCATCCTCGTCGAGGGAGAGATTGGCGACATCGGAACCGGCTCTGAGATCAAGGAGGTCGCTCCTGACTTGTCGAAAGGCCTCACCAGTCCGGAAGAAGCGAGACAGTACGTCGAAGCCACTGGAATCGATATCCTGGCTCCCGCGGTCGGCAACATGCACGGAATGCTCAAAAGTATGGTCAAAGGACAGACGAAAAAGCGCCTGGACATCGAGCGAATCTCGCAGATCAAGAGTGCCGCCAAGGTTTTCCTGACGCTGCATGGCGGCTCAGGAACCGATGACGAAGACCTGCGCAAGGCGATCGCCGCCGGAATCAACATCGTCCACATGAATACCGAACTGCGGGTGGCCTGGAGGAGCGGCCTGACAGCAAGCCTTGCAGCTCACCCGGACGAAGTTGTCCCATACAAGATTCTTCCACCTGTCGTTGCCTCCGTGCAGAATGTAGCCAGCTCGCGGCTGCGGCTCTTCAATGGTCAGTAGATGAGTTGATCGCTCACACCATTGCTGATTGACGAGCCTGCGTAACCTCTGCGAGACTCCCGCGTATGCGTTATAGCGGGAAGGTGGAATACGCCCGGGCGCGGAAGATGCGAGAGGCGAATACGCGTCTGTACCGGCTGGCGCACTGGCCCATATGGATCTGGGTGTTTTTTCTGGCGCCGGGACCGCTGACCTTCACTCTGTTTGCGCATGGATTTGGGTGGGGCAATCTGGCGTGGCTGATGGCAGTGGTGGCCGGGACGGGAGTGGCGGGTCTGCGCGAGCGGTTGCCGGGTGTCGAGCCACGACCGTATATCCTGCGCTTTGACGAGGACAAGCCCAACCCGCTCTATCGGCGCGTGTGCTACACGTTCGCGTGGAACGCGGTCATCAGCTTTGGACTGCTGAACCTGTGCGGGCTGATAATCGCGGCGGCGACCGGCGTCTGGTACATGAAGCAGATCTACGGCTATGGCTACCTGCCGTTGTGCGGAGTGATTTTGCTGCTCGGCGCCGCGGGCAGGTTGCCGCGCGTTGGCCTCTCGACCGGTGGTGAGGGCACGGACCGGAGGTGCTTCTACGGTTCGGTGTGGGCTGTGACCGTGGCGCAGACGCTGCTACTGGGGGTGTGGAAGGCGCTGCCGCAGATGGGGACCCTGGTGAAGCTCGGTGTCTATGTGGGTGCGCTGCTTCTGATGGGGCTGGCGGCGTATCGCGGCGTGCTGCCGCGGACCCGGCCTATTGTGATGGTCGCGGACTGAAATATGGGCGACTGCGTTGTTGCCTAAAATAAGGCGAGGGATGGCGATGGCGACACTTGGCAACACTGACAAACAGGCGGCCTTGAAGCTGCGTGCGGCGCAACGCGCTCTGGAGCTGGTCGAATCCGGAATGACGGTTGGGTTGGGCTCCGGATCGACGGCGACGATTTGGATCAAGCTGCTTGGAGAAAAAGTGCGCGACCATGGCCTGAAGATTCGGGCGATCGCAAGCTCGGAAGACAGCGAGCGCCTGGGGAAGAGCTATGGAATCCCCTTCGTCAATTTTGATGAGTGCCGTAGCCTCGACCTCACGATCGACGGAGCCGACGAAGTTGCTCCCGGGCTCGCGCTGATCAAGGGCGGCGGTGGAAAACTTCTGCGTGAAAAGATCGTCGCCAGCGCATCGAAGCGGTTCGTCGTCGTCGCCGACGAGTCGAAACAGGTCGAGAAGCTGGGCCGCTTTCCCTTGCCCGTTGAAGTGATTCCCATGGCGACTCCGTTGGTGAGCGACTCGCTTCGAGAGCTAGGCTTCACGCCAACGATTCGAGTGAATCGGGATGGGACACGCTACATCACGGACGAAGGGAATCTGATTCTCGACTGCTCCGGCCTGTTGATTGAAGACCCAAGCGGCATCGCGGCGAAGATCGATTCCATGGTTGGAGTCGTGGAACATGGCCTCTTCCTGGACATGGCCGATCTTGCCCTGATTGCGGGTGAGCAGCAGGTCATCGAGCGTTCTTCCTGAATGCAATGACTGAGCAACCCGAGAGGGGTTAGGCGGCATTTATCGACCAGGCGGATGATTTTCGGCCTGAGGCAGTCTGCGATGCGGCACAGCCTCAGCAGGGGAGGCATGCGATGGCGAAGACTGTGGCTGACGTGGTCGTGGAGAGCCTGAAGAATGCCGGCGTGAAGCGGGTCTATGGGTTGCCCGGAGACTCGCTGAATGGGTTTACCGACGCTCTGCGGCGGGATGGCACGATCGAGTGGGCGCATGTGCGCAACGAAGAGGGTGCGGCGTTTGCCGCAGGCGCGGAGGCCCACCTGACGGGCGAGCTGGCAGTGTGCGCGGCGAGCTGCGGGCCGGGCAATCTGCACCTGATCAACGGGTTGTTTGATTGCCATCGCTCGCGCGTGCCGGTGCTGGCGCTGGCGGCGCATATTCCGAGCGTGGAGATTGGCAGCAACTACTTTCAGGAGACGCATCCACAGAACTTATTCAAGGAATGCAGCGACTACTGCGAGATGGTGGGGATTGCCGAGCAGATGCCGCGAGCGCTCGAGATTGCGATGCGCACGGCGATTACGAACTCGGGCGTGGCAGTGCTGGTGATTCCGGGAGATGTCTTTCTGCATGATGCTGTAAACACGACTGCAGTTCTGCCGATGAAGCGGCCCGCGACGGTGATGAGGCCGGGGGATGCGGAGCTCCGCGAGGCGGCGCAGATTCTCAACGCAGGAAAGCGGGTCACGATTCTTGCCGGAGCTGGGTGCAAGGGCGCGCATGATGAGCTGATCGCGGTGGCCGATGCGCTGAAGGCCCCTGTGGTTCATGCGATGCGCGGCAAGGAGTTCATCGAGTTCGACAATCCCTTCGACGTGGGGATGACGGGATTGCTGGGCTTCAGCTCCGGCTACCACGCGATGGAGGAGTGCGATGCGCTGCTGATGCTGGGGACGGACTTTCCGTACCAGCAGTTCTATCCCGGGAAGGCGAAGATCATCCAGGTCGACCTCCGCGGCAGCCAGATTGGCAGGCGCGCGAAGGTAAACCTGGGACTCGTCGGTACAGTCAAGGACACGCTCGAGGCTCTGCTGCCGCTGCTGAACCCGAAGACCGACCGGAGCCATCTCGACCAGCACCTGAAGGACTACAAGAAGGTCCGTGAGGGACTTGACGATCTGGCCGGGCCGGACAACAACAAGACCCCGATCCATCCGCAGTATGTGGCGCGTGTTCTGGACAAGCTGGCGAGCGAGGACGCAATCTTCACCTGCGATGTGGGGACGCCGACGGTGTGGGCGGCACGCTATCTGAGGATGAACGGCAAACGCAGGCTGCTGGGCTCGTTCACGCATGGGTCGATGGCGAACGCGGTGCCGCAGGCGATCGGCGCGCAGACCTCGCACCGGAACAGGCAGGTGATTACGCTCTCAGGCGATGGCGGACTCGCGATGATGCTGGGCGACCTGCTGACGCTGCGGCAACTGAAGCTGCCGGTCAAGATCGTGTGCTTCAACAATGGCACGCTGGCGTTTGTGGAACTGGAGATGAAGGCGGCGGGAATCGTGAACTTCGGAACCGAGCTGGATAACCCGAACTTCACCGAGATTGCGAAGGCAACCGGGATGCACGGCGCTCGCGTGGAGTACCCCAACGACTTGGAGGGCGCGCTGCA
This window contains:
- a CDS encoding VOC family protein, which codes for MALAIEKISAITLRVVNMKASVQFYRNVLGMELLYGGEQASFSSLRASDSESAILNLEQGDSVPRWGRMIFHVTDVDEFWTHLREKGFDPEIPRDASWGERYFHMLDPDGHQLSFARPSNLLFP
- a CDS encoding FmdB family zinc ribbon protein, with product MPHYEFFCKACNKTFEKVLTLAEHDAEKTACPCCGSHEVEQSWSAFSAITSKKS
- a CDS encoding DNA methyltransferase — its product is MLISTRMPPTANHPKNKLYYGDNLQVLQYIPDQSVDLIYLDPPFNSSQDYNVLFAEKDGTRSASQITAFKDTWEWNEEAARSYEEVIEQGGRVADAMRAFRTLLGGSDMLAYLAMMAPRLVELRRVLKETGSIYLHCDPTASHYLKLLLDGCFGAENFRSEIIWRRSSGHNKLSRQFGPIHDTILFYAKSDASYFRPGVRPVSRGYVREWFTNEDEGGPFRTNMLTGPGVRTKDSGKPWNGFDPTTVGRHWAIPLSLKPLLPEEAAEWTTQRKLDFLNDAGMIYIPRNGMGQPKYKQYLGSGIPYQDIWACQPYTEGTLFGTEESIDADVKWLGHEAEKLGYDTQKPEGLLERILNSSSQEGDVVLDPFCGCGTTVQVAQKLNRRWIGIDITHLAVGLIKTRLDDSFTPEIRKTYEVIGEPTDVAGAQQLASENKFQFQAWALGLVGARVADSDKRGADRGVDGRKNFHDDNTGKTKQIIFSVKGGQSVEDSELRDLAGTLAAESADIGAFISLAEPTKPMRKRAAEAGFYTSSDGTKYPRLQLLTIKGLLEGTQRLERPLHVREVTFKKAPRSRPEVAANLTLNLTGDPGE
- a CDS encoding MTH938/NDUFAF3 family protein, giving the protein MHFNKFSFGTLQIDGSAYTQDVVIDRGEIRKRKKAPSKQFRDEFGHTPLSIGEKIPWKCERLVIGTGAYGNLPVMKEVKAEAKRRHVELIIVPTSEALGLMEKDSRANAILHVTC
- a CDS encoding endonuclease III domain-containing protein produces the protein MNDSLFTEQTGPQKGYDDRLPHIHRLLLGHFGQPPARESSDPLSQFIYSLLATRTKTELTYAVVRHLRERFGSWENLRDAPLPEIEQAISNVTFPEQKALQLKAALEAITARVGELTLDFLARYRTDKIRAWLEQFPGVGPQISAAVVNFSTLRRRALPIDANHLRVVQRLSLTPRADAATTEERLMRLVPETWTAEMLDEHHALVKKLGQTLCTFDGPKCSQCPLLKLCPYGRRQVEAGGGGRSAEAGTD
- the poxB gene encoding ubiquinone-dependent pyruvate dehydrogenase → MAKTVADVVVESLKNAGVKRVYGLPGDSLNGFTDALRRDGTIEWAHVRNEEGAAFAAGAEAHLTGELAVCAASCGPGNLHLINGLFDCHRSRVPVLALAAHIPSVEIGSNYFQETHPQNLFKECSDYCEMVGIAEQMPRALEIAMRTAITNSGVAVLVIPGDVFLHDAVNTTAVLPMKRPATVMRPGDAELREAAQILNAGKRVTILAGAGCKGAHDELIAVADALKAPVVHAMRGKEFIEFDNPFDVGMTGLLGFSSGYHAMEECDALLMLGTDFPYQQFYPGKAKIIQVDLRGSQIGRRAKVNLGLVGTVKDTLEALLPLLNPKTDRSHLDQHLKDYKKVREGLDDLAGPDNNKTPIHPQYVARVLDKLASEDAIFTCDVGTPTVWAARYLRMNGKRRLLGSFTHGSMANAVPQAIGAQTSHRNRQVITLSGDGGLAMMLGDLLTLRQLKLPVKIVCFNNGTLAFVELEMKAAGIVNFGTELDNPNFTEIAKATGMHGARVEYPNDLEGALQAALAYPGPALVEVMVNRQELSMPPTITFEQAKGFSLWAARTVLSGRGDEVIDLAKSNVLQRILS
- a CDS encoding class II fructose-bisphosphate aldolase, encoding MQDLRNLLEKAQQRGVAVGHFNIADFVLLKAVFASAREVQVPVIVGASEGERQFMGDRQLAALVRSMREESDFPIFLNADHTHSLKKAEEAARAGFDAIVFDLSALPFEQNVQQTKQAVEALKAINPSILVEGEIGDIGTGSEIKEVAPDLSKGLTSPEEARQYVEATGIDILAPAVGNMHGMLKSMVKGQTKKRLDIERISQIKSAAKVFLTLHGGSGTDDEDLRKAIAAGINIVHMNTELRVAWRSGLTASLAAHPDEVVPYKILPPVVASVQNVASSRLRLFNGQ
- the rpiA gene encoding ribose-5-phosphate isomerase RpiA; this encodes MAMATLGNTDKQAALKLRAAQRALELVESGMTVGLGSGSTATIWIKLLGEKVRDHGLKIRAIASSEDSERLGKSYGIPFVNFDECRSLDLTIDGADEVAPGLALIKGGGGKLLREKIVASASKRFVVVADESKQVEKLGRFPLPVEVIPMATPLVSDSLRELGFTPTIRVNRDGTRYITDEGNLILDCSGLLIEDPSGIAAKIDSMVGVVEHGLFLDMADLALIAGEQQVIERSS
- a CDS encoding isoaspartyl peptidase/L-asparaginase produces the protein MLREMKPQPTLLIHGGAWAMPDDAIAAHEAGIANALAAGYRLLERGASAVDAVETAVAVMEDDETFDAGRGSFLTRDGRVQLDALLMNGANLRTGGVACVERLRNPIHAARLVLDYSPHVYFVGTGAERFATQHGMTLVDNTELIVPRERERLMAFQKAELEGAKDTTFSGPPTLDKEKGEPSEMVPDPTAHSHDTVGAVALDQHGNLAAGTSTGGTLSKAPGRVGDSSLIGCGCYADNLSAAVSLTGWGEPIMKLVLGKWAVDRVAAGSSPQEAAEAAIDYLYDRLQGHGGIILLGPDGRIGLAHNTPRMAWGLQTPEGSRLGVTRNP